TTGCACTGATAGACGCATATTTAAGTGTTAAAACAGCCGCACCGCTTAAAAGCAGTACCATAAAAATAGCCATTAGTAGATTAAACGCTCTTCTCAAAACACTACCTTCATTTTGGATATATGTATAGGAGTAGAACCCTTTACGCTTCTATTTATATCTAGACTAATTCTTATTGTATAATCTATCTCGTCAAATCTAAATCTTGCCACATTTTTCATAAGAATCGTTACTCTACCTCCTGGATTTCCGTTAGAGTCGCCGCAAAATGTCTCGCCTCTCCATGGACGATAGTCATAAAAAAGAAGCAACGTATAATCATTGATATCGCTCCAGTTTACATCGTTACAGCTCCAGTCAATCTCTTTTAAATCCGCTCTTCTTGCTATTGCGTATGCGCTATCAACCAAAAAATATTTCTCATAAATAAATTTTGGCTGAACAGTATCTGTTATCTTAATATATCCGGTAGAGTTTATATCTATATCAAAACTATTTAAACTTTGATTTCCATGCCATCCAAAAGAGTTGTTAAAATCGTTAATATCGCTTCTTCCCCTATCAAAACTTCCCGCAAAAATCAGATTTACAATATTGTTAGCGTAAATATCATCGGAAATTACAAATTTTTTCTGAATCGTTGCAGCTATCGCATCGCCGTTACTGTTTGGAGAGTATGTGGTGTTTGTATCTTTGTTTGACTTCTTCAAATCCAAAAAACCGCTGTAGCTT
This Nitrosophilus labii DNA region includes the following protein-coding sequences:
- a CDS encoding type II secretion system protein; protein product: MNKRGFTLIELIFVVVIVTILSVATFKALQTILIRSYKAKEITRLSLQSQIAVNQISEYLSNRVPSTVIGYDPQTGEFEYIGELTSIKPVLEWIGIANEALLNGSYSGFLDLKKSNKDTNTTYSPNSNGDAIAATIQKKFVISDDIYANNIVNLIFAGSFDRGRSDINDFNNSFGWHGNQSLNSFDIDINSTGYIKITDTVQPKFIYEKYFLVDSAYAIARRADLKEIDWSCNDVNWSDINDYTLLLFYDYRPWRGETFCGDSNGNPGGRVTILMKNVARFRFDEIDYTIRISLDINRSVKGSTPIHISKMKVVF